In the Fusarium oxysporum f. sp. lycopersici 4287 chromosome 9, whole genome shotgun sequence genome, one interval contains:
- a CDS encoding hypothetical protein (At least one base has a quality score < 10) produces MGFTKPPVQALKSSNKLKRKELFVQYKKHQNKERHEERHRRRREEAKDPELKAARLAKRKPATIDSKRVWDDIDDDSLGVQVDLEKLKRRRIEEAEAAEQAAHEAAMRAEEELDEDDDVDSMLASDEEMDEERQVALEKKRQRRAQRDNSVAPSTTSTNLDLTPTSLALKFPSLFTDIPAPEPKILVTTSINSTLHEQAHVLCEFFPNSSYVPRSAHRYGHKYSLREICKYASNREHTAVILLKEDSKKPTGLTVVHLPSGPTFHFSITNWIEGKKLPGHGNPTNHYPELLLNNFKTPLGLLTAKLFMTLFPPKPEFQGRQVTTLHNQRDYIFVRRHRYVFREKRQTEKSIVGADGKEVKGVEGIRAGLQELGPRFTLKLRRVDKGIGRAGSEGDDATQWEWKAKMEKDRKRFNL; encoded by the coding sequence ATGGGTTTCACAAAGCCGCCTGTTCAGGCGCTCAAGTCTTCCAATAAGCTCAAACGAAAGGAGCTCTTCGTCCAGTACAAGAAGCACCAGAACAAGGAGAGACATGAGGAACGACACCGCCGCCGTAGGGAAGAAGCAAAGGACCCCGAGCTCAAGGCAGCCCGGCTAGCTAAGCGCAAACCTGCAACGATCGACTCAAAGCGAGTATGGGATGATATCGACGATGACAGTCTTGGTGTGCAGGTGGACCTCGAGAAATTAAAGCGCCGCCGCattgaagaggctgaagcagctgaacAGGCGGCTCATGAGGCTGCTATGCGCGCTGAGGAAGAGctggacgaggatgatgatgttgacagTATGTTGGCTTcggatgaggagatggacgAAGAGCGACAGGTTGCACTGGAAAAGAAGCGTCAACGCCGTGCACAGCGAGATAACAGTGTTGCCCCATCCACAACAAGCACAAACCTTGACTTGACGCCAACATCACTGGCCCTAAAGTTTCCGTCTCTTTTCACCGACATACCGGCTCCTGAGCCCAAGATTCTGGTCACAACGTCCATCAACTCTACTCTCCACGAACAGGCCCATGTTCTCTGCGAGTTCTTCCCCAACAGCTCTTACGTCCCCCGGTCGGCCCATCGATACGGCCATAAGTATTCGCTCCGAGAGATCTGCAAGTACGCCTCAAATCGAGAGCACACAGCTGTAATTCTCCTTAAGGAGGACTCCAAAAAACCTACAGGTCTCACGGTTGTGCATCTTCCTTCCGGCCCGACTTTTCATTTCTCCATCACAAATTGGATCGAAGGCAAAAAGCTCCCAGGCCATGGAAACCCAACAAATCACTACCCTGAACTGCTTCTTAACAATTTCAAGACACCACTTGGCCTGTTGACGGCCAAGCTGTTTATGACCTTATTTCCCCCTAAGCCTGAGTTCCAAGGTCGCCAAGTCACTACGCTCCACAACCAGCGAGATTATATCTTTGTGCGACGACATCGTTACGTTTTCCGAGAAAAGCGACAGACAGAAAAGAGCATCGTCGGTGCCGATGGAAAGGAGGTTAAGGGTGTGGAGGGCATCCGCGCTGGCCTCCAGGAGCTTGGTCCCCGCTTCACCCTCAAGTTGAGGAGAGTTGACAAGGGTATTGGAAGAGCTGGAAGTGAGGGTGATGATGCGACACAGTGGGAGTGGAAggccaagatggagaaggatcGCAAGAGGTTCAACCTATAA